A region from the Sphingobacteriales bacterium genome encodes:
- a CDS encoding PKD domain-containing protein, whose product MVTITTIYILLSLIGSRGQSNNRKNHFKRIYSINWIILYLLIIFLILINQSKVTAQNCTNLNPSFSYTLNNNGCISPDTIKLSNTSSGTLASTSTYYWYINGVCFDTTTGLSNPGMLMKNAGTYRITLIAVTPSSCVDSAFNNISIYNPPTVDFSMLSDTVCKDSRAFFTNKTTGNSSATYYWTFGNGSSSTNSDTVSIKYSSTGNYNINLKVTQNGCSYNKTKSLTVLNGKPPIRFYNNLGIALQSVTWKRCLSLVTDPDTFTQSFASPDTLLNYYIDFGDGSSSSGNVLLPYPNGLIKHTYMKTGVFDVYVISRDTNSCERIFYGKVINLRYPVVGIGGPDNGHSNGCIPFTTSFKNTSTHVSGCTQFVWDFGDGSTETFDYSNQGDSVYHIYKTSSCSLYVKLTATNSCGSTQATWGPVNAYTKDIAKVSADKYVVCYPNTTISFQNKTEFNCYAGTKFFFWDFGDGSNSGWSSIGAGPTHKFNNPGKYTVILKDSNLCGIDTESINVTVYGPLQAGFKYSPSNVGCKEYQVSFTDTSKGDNLTYLWNFGDNSTSTLQNPVHTFKDTGTYNVTLKITGSCGTSTASSTIYVYKKPVAAIGNIDNQCLPATIQYNNQSKDLSPFAKYTWYLGNGNVSTQQKPSNLTFSNAGIYTVKLIVSDTCGVDSVTKTFQVYDLPSASFSADTVCQGDQTPFYNMSQIMPGNGSLSNYYWSFGDNTSSTSANPTHLYSNHGTYNVSLIAVSSFGCKDTFVSNVFVKEKPGVSFNIYPDSYGCVGNF is encoded by the coding sequence ATGGTAACAATTACAACGATTTACATACTTCTTTCACTGATAGGGAGCAGAGGTCAGTCTAACAATAGAAAAAATCATTTTAAAAGAATCTATTCCATCAACTGGATCATTCTTTATCTGCTTATTATTTTTCTTATTCTTATCAATCAATCGAAAGTAACCGCACAAAATTGTACAAATCTGAATCCTTCCTTTTCTTATACACTGAACAATAACGGGTGCATTAGTCCTGATACCATAAAACTGAGCAACACATCCAGTGGCACACTGGCCAGTACTTCAACTTACTACTGGTATATCAACGGAGTTTGTTTTGATACGACAACCGGATTATCTAATCCCGGAATGCTGATGAAGAATGCAGGTACTTACAGAATTACCCTTATCGCAGTAACCCCATCCTCCTGTGTTGATTCTGCATTTAATAACATTAGTATCTATAACCCTCCCACAGTCGATTTTTCAATGCTTTCCGACACTGTCTGCAAGGATTCACGTGCATTTTTCACCAATAAAACTACCGGCAACTCTTCAGCTACTTATTACTGGACTTTTGGCAATGGAAGTAGTTCAACAAACTCCGACACAGTTTCTATAAAGTATTCATCAACAGGAAATTACAATATAAATTTAAAGGTTACACAGAATGGCTGTTCCTATAACAAGACAAAGTCGCTGACGGTTTTAAACGGCAAGCCACCCATCAGATTTTACAACAATCTTGGTATTGCCCTTCAGTCTGTAACATGGAAAAGATGCCTGAGTCTGGTTACTGACCCCGACACATTTACGCAGTCATTTGCTTCACCTGACACCCTTCTCAACTATTACATTGACTTTGGTGACGGCTCATCTTCTTCAGGGAATGTCCTTCTTCCGTATCCCAATGGCCTTATCAAACACACTTACATGAAAACAGGTGTTTTTGATGTCTATGTCATCAGCAGGGATACCAATAGCTGCGAAAGAATATTTTATGGGAAGGTCATCAACCTGCGTTACCCGGTTGTAGGTATCGGAGGCCCCGACAACGGACATTCCAACGGATGTATTCCATTTACCACCTCATTTAAAAACACCTCGACACACGTTTCGGGTTGTACCCAATTTGTCTGGGATTTTGGTGACGGATCTACCGAAACTTTTGACTATTCCAATCAGGGAGACAGTGTTTACCATATTTATAAAACATCCAGCTGCAGTTTATATGTTAAGCTGACAGCCACTAATAGTTGTGGGAGTACACAGGCAACATGGGGGCCTGTCAATGCTTATACGAAAGATATCGCCAAAGTTTCAGCAGATAAATATGTAGTCTGCTATCCCAACACCACGATAAGCTTTCAAAATAAAACAGAATTTAATTGCTATGCAGGCACAAAATTCTTTTTCTGGGATTTTGGCGATGGTAGTAATAGTGGCTGGAGCTCTATCGGTGCCGGGCCTACACATAAGTTTAACAATCCGGGAAAATATACTGTCATTCTGAAAGACAGCAATCTCTGCGGCATCGACACGGAAAGCATAAATGTAACTGTTTACGGGCCTTTGCAGGCAGGATTCAAATATTCACCCTCAAATGTCGGATGTAAGGAATATCAGGTCAGTTTTACCGATACATCAAAAGGTGATAACCTGACGTATTTATGGAATTTCGGGGACAATTCCACCTCGACTCTCCAAAATCCCGTACACACTTTCAAAGATACAGGAACATATAACGTAACGTTAAAAATAACAGGGAGTTGCGGAACCTCCACAGCCTCTTCAACAATATATGTTTACAAAAAACCGGTAGCTGCAATCGGAAATATTGACAATCAATGTCTGCCGGCAACCATTCAGTACAATAATCAGTCAAAAGACCTTTCTCCTTTTGCCAAATACACCTGGTATCTTGGCAATGGGAATGTAAGCACCCAGCAAAAACCGTCAAATCTGACATTCAGCAATGCAGGAATATATACTGTCAAGCTGATAGTCAGCGATACCTGCGGGGTTGATTCGGTAACAAAAACATTTCAGGTTTATGACCTGCCATCGGCTTCGTTTTCAGCAGATACCGTCTGTCAGGGTGATCAAACTCCTTTTTACAACATGTCTCAAATTATGCCGGGGAATGGCTCATTATCAAATTATTACTGGAGTTTCGGGGATAATACTTCCAGCACTTCCGCCAATCCGACCCATCTTTATTCAAACCATGGCACCTATAATGTCAGCCTGATTGCTGTAAGTAGTTTTGGCTGTAAAGACACTTTTGTTTCAAATGTTTTTGTGAAGGAAAAACCAGGTGTTTCATTCAACATCTATCCTGACAGTTACGGATGTGTTGGTAATTTT
- a CDS encoding nicotinate-nucleotide adenylyltransferase — MKTGLFFGSFNPLHNGHLQIAQKSLEYHLDKIWFVVSPLNPLKNESGLIPAEDRLIMAKQALEKYPDFEVCDIEFNMPKPSYTINTLEALHSQYPELNFVLIIGSDSLDQFHLWKDFNRILQNYHIIVYPRKPDYTIPKSYQLFNIAVIKSALLPISSTQIREMIRNKQDFSALVPSEVHKYLSIRSI, encoded by the coding sequence ATGAAAACAGGTTTGTTTTTTGGTTCCTTCAATCCTTTGCACAATGGCCATTTGCAAATAGCTCAAAAATCGCTTGAATATCATCTTGATAAAATATGGTTTGTCGTCAGTCCTCTCAATCCATTAAAAAATGAATCCGGACTTATTCCTGCCGAAGACAGGTTAATCATGGCTAAGCAGGCATTAGAAAAATATCCGGACTTTGAAGTCTGTGATATTGAATTCAATATGCCAAAACCTTCCTACACCATCAATACCCTTGAAGCACTTCATTCACAATATCCGGAACTTAACTTTGTTCTTATCATCGGTAGTGATTCACTTGATCAATTTCATCTTTGGAAAGATTTTAACAGGATACTTCAAAATTATCATATCATCGTCTATCCAAGAAAACCAGACTATACCATTCCAAAAAGCTATCAATTGTTTAATATCGCAGTGATAAAGAGCGCATTGCTTCCCATTTCCTCAACCCAAATCAGGGAGATGATCAGAAACAAACAGGATTTCTCGGCACTTGTACCTTCTGAGGTTCACAAGTATCTGTCTATCAGATCAATATAA